One window from the genome of Garra rufa chromosome 1, GarRuf1.0, whole genome shotgun sequence encodes:
- the LOC141329529 gene encoding uncharacterized protein yields the protein MRIHTGENPYKCSHCDKRFSQSSHLKMHERIHTGEKPFKCSHCDKRFNQSSHLKMHESIHTGEKPFTCDQCGTSFRLKCLLAVHMIVHTGEKLFACNQCGKSFKHLSHLNKHIKNIHTREKLYECDQCGISFTKLGHLNEHINVHTREKLYACDQCDKVFFRAPYLKQHMRVHTKEKPYPCHLCGKSFSCLQHLKVHQKIHTGVKDYMCFECEKTFTTASSLKKHERIHTGEKPYKCSHCDKRFISSGELKKHERIHTGEKPYKCSHCDKRFVQSANLKKHERIHTGEKPYHCTECGKCFKGSSALHRHTKNTHS from the coding sequence atgaggattcacactggagagaatccgtacaagtgttcacactgcgacaaaaGATTCAGTCAGTCATCACATCTGAAAatgcatgagaggattcacactggagagaaaccgttcaagtgttcacactgcgacaaaaGATTCAATCAGTCATCACATCTGAAAATGCATGAgagtattcacactggagagaaaccgttcacatgtgatcagtgcggaacTAGTTTCAGACTAAAATGTCTACTTGCAGTACACATGatagttcatactggagagaaactaTTTGCTTGtaatcagtgcgggaagagtttcaaaCATTTATCACATCTTAATAAACACATAAAAAAtattcacactagagagaaactgtatgaatgtgatcaatgtgggataAGTTTCACAAAATTAGGACATCTTAATGAACACATAAAtgttcacactagagagaaactgtatgcatgtgatcaatgcgaCAAAGTGTTTTTCAGAGCTCCATATCTGAAgcagcacatgagagttcatacaaaaGAGAAACCATATccatgtcatttgtgtggaaagagtttctcatgTCTGCAACATTTGAAAGTACATCAAAAAATACACACTGGTGTGAAagactacatgtgctttgagtgtgaaaagacttttactacagcgagcagtttaaaaaagcatgagaggatccacactggagaaaaaccttacaagtgttcacactgtgacaagagattcattaGTTCAGGAGAGCTGAAaaaacatgagaggatccacactggagagaaaccttacaagtgttcacactgtgacaagagattcgtTCAGTCAGCAAACCTGAAAAAacacgagaggatccacactggagagaaaccgtatcactgcactgaatgtgggaagtgTTTCAAAGGTTCATCTGCTCTACACAGACATACTAAAAACACTCACAGTTag